A single Oryza brachyantha chromosome 8, ObraRS2, whole genome shotgun sequence DNA region contains:
- the LOC102712195 gene encoding UPF0481 protein At3g47200-like — MGEDRKGMVAPWVAAVERQLKQDGVADPVAEAARWRKHSVYRVPAHIKKDGKGKQQQAAAAASPYEPQLVSLGPFHHGRADLLPMEEHKRRALLHLLRRTGRRAGDLVLAVEAVAETLGDAYMDLDDGRWRGDGDGGGGRDRFVEVMVTDGCFLLEVMRTAEVGGEVDDYAANDPVFSRHGELYVFPYVRRDMLMMENQLPLLVLQRLVGVVYGAHKSTDDAINDMVLRFVSMTPDPPPVSSGALALHPIDVCHRSLLHGAPPPTSSSSKGQREDDFVPSATELEQAGVHFSRSATRSLRDVSFRRGTLYIPELAVDDTTEHKLFSLMAYERLHPGAAANEVTAYVFFMDSVIKSSDDARRLSASAIVDNGLGSDKAVAEMFNRLAKGAVLDRRSALHDVHREVNAYRRKRRNKWRASLVQNHAGNPWAIVSLVVAFVLLVLTVVQTVYTVLPYYQQERGGGGGGESILVGDDQFYELLGLRAEDEAEFARQADAHGVRPDVVGATAGEGAAGADGCDVTGAAISVHDEVPGDRVMAYDPNNRCMKASTVYPNMKEFRFAMRQFAINAEFELKLVKTGPERYIAGCKVEGCPWHIVGH, encoded by the exons ATGGGGGAGGACAGGAAGGGGATGGTGGCGCCATGGGTGGCCGCCGTCGAGCGCCAGCTGAAGCAGGACGGTGTCGCTGAtccggtggcggaggcggcgcggtggcggaaGCACTCCGTGTACCGCGTGCCGGCGCACATCAAGAAGGACGGGAAggggaagcagcagcaggcggcggcggcggcgtcgccgtacGAGCCGCAGCTGGTGTCGCTGGGGCCGTTCCACCACGGCcgcgccgacctgctgccgatGGAGGAGCACAAGCGGCGGGCGCTGCTGCACCTTCTCCGGCGGACGGGGAGGCGCGCCGGGGACCTCGTCTTGGCGGTGGAGGCCGTGGCGGAGACGCTGGGGGACGCGTACATGGACCTCGAcgacggccggtggcgcggcgacggcgacggcggcggcggcagggacaGGTTCGTGGAGGTGATGGTGACGGACGGGTGCTTCCTGCTCGAGGTGATGCGCACGGCGGAGGTgggcggcgaggtcgacgaCTACGCGGCGAACGACCCCGTGTTCAGCCGCCACGGCGAGCTGTACGTGTTCCCGTACGTCCGCCGCGACATGCTCATGATGGAGAACCAGCTGCCGCTGCTCGTTCTCCAgcgcctcgtcggcgtcgtctaCGGCGCTCACAAATCG ACGGACGACGCGATCAACGACATGGTGCTCCGATTCGTGTCGATGACGCCTgacccgccgccggtgagcagcGGCGCCCTGGCGCTGCACCCCATCGACGTCTGCCACCGTAGCCTCCTccacggcgcgccgccgccgacgagcagcagcagcaaggggcAGCGGGAGGACGACTTCGTGCCGTCGGCGACGGAGCTGGAGCAGGCGGGCGTCCACTTCAGCCGGAGCGCGACGCGGAGCCTCCGCGACGTCAGCTTCCGCCGCGGCACGCTCTACATCCCGGAGCTCGCCGTGGACGACACGACGGAGCACAAGCTGTTCAGCCTGATGGCGTACGAGCGCCTCCacccgggcgccgccgccaacgagGTGACGGCGTACGTGTTCTTCATGGACAGCGTCATCAAGAGCTCcgacgacgcgcggcggctgtcGGCGAGCGCCATCGTGGACAACGGGCTCGGCAGCGACAAGGCGGTGGCGGAGATGTTCAACCGGCTGGCGAAAGGGGCGGTGCTGGACCGCCGGAGCGCGCTGCACGACGTGCACCGGGAGGTGAACGCCTACCGGAGGAAGCGGCGGAACAAGTGGCGGGCCAGCCTCGTGCAGAACCACGCCGGCAACCCCTGGGCGATCGtctccctcgtcgtcgccttcgtcctcctcgtcctcaCCGTCGTGCAGACCGTCTACACCGTGCTGCCTTACTACCAGCAggagc gcggcggcggcggaggaggagagtcg ATATTAGTTGGGGATGACCAATTCTATGAGCTATTGGGTTTGAGGGCTGAAGATGAGGCTGAGTTCGCTAGGCAAGCTGATGCTCATGGTGTACGTCctgatgttgttggtgctACAGCTGGCGAGGGTGCTGCTGGTGCTGATGGATGTGATGTTACTGGGGCAGCAATTTCAGTTCATGATGAAGTCCCAGGGGATAGGGTCATGGCATATGACCCTAATAATCGTTGCATGAAGGCTAGCACAGTGTACCCTAACATGAAGGAATTTAGATTTGCCATGAGACAGTTTGCTATAAATGCAGAGTTTGA